From the genome of Xiphophorus hellerii strain 12219 chromosome 11, Xiphophorus_hellerii-4.1, whole genome shotgun sequence, one region includes:
- the zw10 gene encoding centromere/kinetochore protein zw10 homolog: protein MASFVTEVLASSGKLEKEDLASKISRMSRKVEDTKEEVCDMINKKYSEFLPNLQASEDLMQQVDMVSKEMETLKNCIEFEVQQNIHVAVNEYIKLKQQLEKNTMIIKMLEHLKEFHSAMEDFNKTLQEKKYVDAATHLEKAWKNVDSLKDWKTSQVPLLSSLSSELTVQRENLIYHLGDEWKRLVIWRIPSTKEFAGPKTFHKVELVLSEAYSKDLEQKPTPLLCSVLQALAIQGDLQNKIKLFSQVLLKNMLKPLVMYASLELIVSEQQGEGTILGLECLEEENKERSTPSQVYKKLLLLLKTLHMHLLDVSIGDKKLSAILGELVWEETSKCIIHDCLVYSIPTNSSELERYNIVIKETEAFEETLKNMEYLQLNSTDLFKYARDVNCHFASKKCRDVIVAARKLMTSKMHNTVKISPESKLRLPKLPPPGSEVKVKQEVVKEEVSMENSKQLSACSLGLPVCRISESVQQLMELAVNTLCEAVGSSTQCALQLFFTVRNIFQLFYDVVPTYHKENLLKFPHLAAVQHNNCMYLAHHLLTLGHHFRAHLPQPLSEGVATFVDMVPGFRKLGAQCFLAQLNVQRAELLERLSTAHNFCNLDDEDNYTAASKAVRQVIHQLKQLGTVWQDVLPVSIYCKAMGNLLNTAITEIITKIMMLEDISSEDGEHLHTLCQTIIEEGPLVFIPLAEENKNKKYQEEVPLYVKKWSAFKELVIVLRANLQEIVDRWTDGKGPLAVEFSSSEVKSLVRALFQNTERRAVALAKIK from the exons ATGGCTTCGTTTGTTACCGAGGTGCTCGCCAGCTCCGGGAAGCTGGAGAAAGAGGACCTGGCCAGCAAAATAAGCAGGATGTCCCGGAAGGTGGAAGATACCaag GAGGAAGTGTGcgacatgataaacaaaaagTACAGTGAATTTCTCCCAAACCTTCAAGCATCAGAGGACCTGATGCAGCAGGTTGATATGGTCTCTAAAGAAATGGAAACtcttaaaaactgcattgaatTTGAG GTGCAGCAGAACATCCATGTGGCAGTGAATGAATACATTaagctgaagcagcagctggagaagaACACAATGATCATAAAAATGCTTGAACATTTAAAAGAG TTTCACAGTGCGATGGAAGACTTCAACAAAACACTACAGGAGAAAAAGTATGTCGATGCTGCCACCCATCTGGAAAAA GCGTGGAAAAACGTGGATTCACTGAAGGATTGGAAAACATCCCAGGTTCCTCTGCTTAGTTCCCTGAGCTCTGAGCTGACAGTGCAGAGAGAGAATTTAATTTACCACCTGGGAGACGAGTGGAAACGCCTCGTCATCTGGAGAATACCGTCCACAAAGG aaTTTGCAGGTCCGAAGACCTTCCATAAGGTAGAGCTGGTGCTGAGTGAAGCCTACAGTAAAGATCTTGAGCAGAAGCCAACCCCTCTGCTGTGCTCCGTCCTGCAAGCTCTAGCGATCCAGGGAGACCTTCAGAACAAGATCAAACTCTTCA gtcAGGTTCTGTTGAAGAACATGCTGAAGCCGCTGGTTATGTATGCATCCCTTGAGCTTATTGTGTCCGAGCAACAAGGTGAGGGAACCATTTTGGGCCTGGAGTGTTTAGAGGAGGAGAACAAGGAGCGATCCACTCCTTCTCAAGTCTACAAGAAACTACTGCTCTTGTTAAAGACCCTACACATGCACCTGCTGG atGTTTCCATTGGAGATAAAAAGCTCTCTGCTATCCTTGGAGAGTTGGTTTGGGAGGAAACATCAAAGTGCATCATCCATGACTGTCTTGTGTACTCTATACCCACCAACAGCAGCGAGCTTGAAAGATACAACATT GTGATTAAAGAGACGGAAGCATTCGAGGAGACTCTGAAGAATATGGAGTATCTGCAGCTCAATTCCACAGATCTGTTCAAATACGCCAGAGATGTCAACTGCCACTTTGCCAGCAAGAAGTGCAGGGACGTCATCGTAGCGGCGCGCAAGCTCATGACCTCCAAGATGCACAACACGGTTAAA ATCAGCCCTGAGTCGAAACTGCGGCTGCCCAAACTCCCTCCTCCCGGTTCAGAGGTGAAAGTGAAGCAGGAGGTGGTGAAGGAAGAGGTGTCGATGGAGAACTCCAAGCAGTTGTCTGCCTGCAGTCTGGGCCTGCCAGTCTGTCGCATCAGTGAGTCTGTGCAACAGCTGATGGAGCTGGCTGTCAACACGCTGTGTGAAGCTGTAGGAAGCTCCACTCAGTG CGCCTTGCAGCTCTTCTTCACAGTGAGAAACATTTTCCAGCTTTTCTATGATGTTGTGCCGACATACCACAA gGAGAACCTACTCAAGTTTCCCCACCTTGCTGCTGTCCAGCACAACAACTGCATGTACTTGGCGCACCACCTGCTCACACTGGGGCACCATTTTCGAGCCCACCTGCCACAGCCCCTCAGCGAGGGCGTTGCGACTTTTGTTGACATGGTGCCTGGATTCAGAAAGCTGG GTGCTCAGTGCTTTTTGGCCCAGCTGAACGTCCAGAGAGCTGAACTCCTTGAGAGACTGTCCACGGCCCACAACTTCTGCAACCTGGACGATGAGGACAACTACACTGCAGCTAGCAAAGCAGTAAGAcag GTGATTCATCAGCTGAAGCAGCTGGGAACTGTGTGGCAGGACGTGCTTCCTGTCAGCATCTATTGTAAAGCCATGGGCAACCTGCTCAACACGGCCAtcacagaaattattactaaaatcATGATGCttgag GACATTTCCTCTGAGGATGGAGAGCACCTCCATACCCTATGCCAGACCATCATTGAGGAAGGCCCGCTGGTTTTCATTCCCCTGGCTGAggagaacaaaaataagaagTATCAGGAGGAGGTGCCACTCTACGTGAAGAAGTGGAGCGCTTTCAAGGAGCTCGTCATTGTGCTACGAGCCAACCTGCAAGAGATCGTTGACAG ATGGACTGATGGAAAGGGTCCACTGGCTGTAGAGTTCTCCAGTTCGGAGGTGAAGAGTCTGGTCCGAGCTCTCTTTCAGAACACTGAGAGGAGAGCTGTTGCTTTAGCCAAGATCAAATAG